One Polyodon spathula isolate WHYD16114869_AA chromosome 58, ASM1765450v1, whole genome shotgun sequence genomic window carries:
- the LOC121307726 gene encoding TRAF-type zinc finger domain-containing protein 1-like: MSEESTQLCANCKRDIPSVNFTIHEIHCRRNISLCQYCKESFPRSEMEEHVELEHAQVACKCGMKMEKRHVEKHELSECGLRLKKCQFCDLELAFKKWGDHEEYCGARTEPCPQCLRNVMVKELSTHPAVCGTQPAEERNNNRGRMGTEELLPGVWFEAHAIRNLLQGEAVRNSNRPPGLRVPRPLESRVHNSTWAAGAALRGQEKRNTPARNRNQNQVAEEEGFQRNCRGQTGVEGGGDENSNLDYLLALSLQDENCDYTRGQGTWADQWGDRLTQIADPLLFPDRLTELMQPPVPTVSRNNNPIERNTDDAMLPCEFCEKLFPEEDLILHQTGCNPTSAFASFSKRPPSPLQEDSLFTESPSPFYSSQHLTSKFASLSYGPPPGPAEGTVVIPCEFCGVLLEDDVLFHHQDKCDLRPGTACPTERPSARETLPPKVENRRKNSPEIQRRQVRQHGELGSAGLEYLIEKPRNQDIPAGVKPLNGTPNSRDPWKPESRTGPLNPVKVINTSNRERRGPGWREPAVGVTPTSGTRTRFPEGYEPNSPQASSGRQAPGARTEERRNFRGSVTTKPHIPKVRDVEKEE; the protein is encoded by the exons ATGTCTGAGGAAAGCACCCAACTCTGTGCCAACTG CAAGCGTGACATCCCTTCAGTGAATTTCACTATCCACGAGATTCACTGCAGGAGGAACATCAGCCTCTGCCAATACTGCAAGGAGTCGTTTCCCAGATCTGAAATGGAGGAGCATGTGGAATTGGAGCATGCACAG GTGGCCTGTAAGTGTGGGATGAAGATGGAAAAGAGACATGTGGAGAAGCATGAG CTGTCAGAATGCGGTCTGCGTCTAAAGAAGTGTCAGTTCTGTGATCTGGAGCTGGCCTTCAAGAAGTGGGGTGACCACGAGGAGTATTGCGGGGCGCGCACGGAGCCCTGCCCACAGTGCCTGCGCAACGTGATGGTGAAGGAGCTGAGCACTCACCCAGCGGTGTGTGGCACCCAGCCGGCCGAGGAGAGGAACAACAACCGGGGCCGCATGGGCACCGAGGAGCTGCTGCCGGGCGTCTGGTTCGAGGCCCACGCCATCAGGAACCTGCTGCAGGGCGAGGCGGTGCGCAACAGCAACCGCCCCCCCGGGCTCAGGGTCCCCCGACCCCTGGAGAGCAGAGTTCACAACAGCACCTGGGCAGCCGGGGCAGCACTAAGGGGACAGGAGAAGAGAAACACACCCGCCAGGAACAGGAACCAGAATCAGG TGGCTGAAGAGGAGGGTTTTCAGAGGAACTGCAGGGGACAGACTGGAGTGGAGGGGGGCGGAGATGAGAATTCGAACCTGGACTACCTGCTGGCTCTGAGCCTACAGGACGAGAACTGCGATTACACCAGGGGCCAGGGCACCTGGGCTGACCAGTGGGGAGACAGATTGACCCAGATAGCCGATCCGCTCCTCTTCCCTGACCGTCTGACTGAGCTGATGCAGCCCCCAGTCCCAACCGTGTCCAGAAATAATAACCCCATTGAGAGAAACA CTGATGATGCAATGCTGCCTTGTGAATTCTGTGAGAAGCTGTTCCCTGAAGAGGACCTCATTCTGCATCAG ACTGGCTGTAACCCCACGAGTGCCTTTGCCTCCTTCAGCAAGCGGCCTCCCTCCCCCCTTCAGGAGGACAGTCTCTTCACAGAGAGCCCGAGTCCCTTCTACAGCTCCCAGCACCTCACAAGTAAATTCGCCTCCTTGTCCTATGGCCCCCCTCCAGggccagcagagggcactgtggtCATTCCTTGTGAATTCTGTGGTGTTCTCCTTGAAGATGATGTTCTCTTTCACCACCAG gatAAGTGTGACCTTCGACCTGGAACTGCTTGTCCTACGGAAAGGCCATCTGCCCGGGAGACACTTCCTCCCAAAGTGGAGAACAGGAGGAAGAACTCACCAGAGATTCAAAGGAGACAAGTCAGACAACATG GAGAGCTGGGATCTGCCGGCCTGGAATATTTGATTGAAAAGCCAAGAAACCAAGACATTCCTGCAGGCGTGAAGCCGTTAAACGGGACCCCAAATTCCAGGGATCCCTGGAAACCTGAATCCAGGACAGGTCCACTGAATCCGGTTAAGGTGATAAACACCAGCAATCGGGAGAGGCGGGGTCCAGGATGGAGGGAGCCGGCAGTGGGAGTGACTCCAACCAGTGGCACCAGGACTCGCTTCCCAGAGGGCTACGAGCCCAACTCTCCACAAGCCAGCTCCGGCAGACAGGCTCCAGG tgCAAGAACAGAAGAGAGGAGGAACTTCAGAGGCTCGGTCACAACTAAG CCGCACATCCCCAAAGTGAGAGATGTGGAAAAGGAGGAATGA
- the LOC121307780 gene encoding probable E3 ubiquitin-protein ligase HECTD4 yields GVTSDAVTDASQALVGPTAHSRLLVISGIPTHLEENVVRSAIRRACNAHGGLFKDEIYIPLQEEDPKKPKCSVVTLDCKVTEPERPASVTDSLDSSSSVTPAMSVSASASTSQTSICSSSQGVSRTASEISVDQELLAATVVVVPSQQQGVLDPHNVSSQESLDLSLCSTGSLGSLGSLGEPLDSADTASVSDGGSMYTVTSLDNNIPMARPIKGYAVIEVRARAKVEKIRASLFNSSDLIGLSSLDGEEELMEMTTEEILTVSSVNQSLFDTQGSSVLEDYFTDKSIKGDKLVPSARDILTEIFRSCVHSEQMLSLTPAKPVKVSDIYLSKEQINSQTPGNLLHVFFTKVRPPKKVLEDQLAQILRKYGVPKPNKSRYSKAGKEQHQGKVVSTKRPLTKPPTKEKSVLNSVRTALSEKKPIVKPKSPEKTKPEEKDPEKARTKKQEVPEEKYLTLEGFHRFTVDRAKQDIRSVWRAILGCGYDLHFDRCACVDTRHAHKASRKWCLEMDVALVQYVNRLCRHLAITPTRLHPHEVYLDPADTADPRVSCLLNVPVESLRLRFALLQSLNNMLETFFLPLVELRQTDTYLHSIAALLREAKGLVCYDTKVAVMNRVLNATVQRTADHAAPEITLDPLEIVGGEIRSAENTYFCQAARQLACVPSSQLCVKLASGGDPTYAFNIRFTGEEVHGTSGSFRHFLWQVCKELQSSALSLLMPCPSSAVNRNKGKYILTPGPITYAEEQLLHFLGQLLGIGIRADLPLPLDLLSSFWKVLVGESLDPEADLHEADVLTYNYIKRVENVNDETELEALCTEITSQHHSSESPESPNKPCCKFTYITMTGDEVELCPGGRNIIVSWENKDMYASAIRSLRLRELQNSECMTAVRAGLGSIIPLQLLTTLTALEVELRTCGLPYINLEFLKAHTMYQVGLMETDPHIEFFWAALELFTQEELCKFIKFACNQERIPFTCPCKDGGPDTAHVPPYPMKIAPPDGASGSPDSRYIRVETCMFMIKLPQYSSLEIMLEKLRYAIHYREDPLSG; encoded by the exons GGGGTGACCAGTGACGCAGTGACTGATGCCAGCCAAGCTTTGGTGGGCCCCACAGCTCACAGCCGCTTGCTGGTAATATCTGGCATCCCCACCCACCTGGAGGAAAACGTGGTGCGCAGCGCCATCCGTAGGGCTTGCAATGCCCATGGCGGGCTCTTCAAAGACGAGATCTACATCCCCCTTCAAGAGGAGGACCCCAAGAAACCCAAGTGCAGCGTGGTCACATTGGATTGTAAAGTAACAGAGCCAGAGAGACCGGCAAGTGTCACAGACAGTTTGGACAGTTCTAGCAGCGTCACCCCAGCTATGAGTGTGAGCGCTTCAGCCTCTACCAGTCAGACTTCCATCTGCAGCTCCTCTCAGGGTGTCTCCCGCACCGCCAGTGAGATCTCCGTGGATCAGGAGCTCCTGGCAGCCACCGTTGTTGTGGTTCCCTCGCAGCAGCAGGGAGTGCTGGACCCCCACAATGTCTCCAGCCAGGAGAGTCTGGACCTGTCTCTGTGCAGCACTGGGAGTTTGGGAAGCCTTGGCAGTCTAGGGGAGCCCCTAGACAGCGCAGACACTGCCTCAGTCTCGGACGGGGGCTCCATGTACACAGTCACCTCTCTTGACAACAACATACCGATGGCTCGGCCCATTAAGGGATACGCTGTCATTGAG GTGCGCGCCCGAGCGAAGGTGGAGAAGATCCGCGCCAGCTTGTTCAACAGCAGTGATCTAATTGGCCTGTCCAGCCTGGACGGGGAGGAGGAGCTGATGGAGATGACTACGGAGGAGATCCTGACTGTCTCCAGCGTGAACCAGAGCCTGTTTGACACCCAGGGCAGCTCTGTACTCGAAGACTACTTCACAGACAAGTCCATCAAAG gagaCAAGTTGGTGCCCAGTGCACGGGACATCCTGACTGAGATTTTTAGAAGCTGTGTACACTCTGAGCAGATGCTGAGCTTGACCCCTGCGAAGCCCGTCAAGGTGTCGGATATTTACCTCAGCAAAGAGCAGATCAACTCTCAGACCCCAGGAAATCTGCTGCATGTGTTCTTCACAAAAGTGCGTCCACCGAAGAAAGTTCTCGAGGACCAGCTCGCACAG ATCCTGAGGAAATATGGGGTCCCCAAACCAAACAAAAGCAGATACAGCAAAGCTGGCAAAGAGCAGCACCAGGGGAAAGTGGTCAGCACAAAGAGACCCCTCACCAAGCCTCCCACTAAAGAGAAGTCTGTGCTCAACAGCGTCAG GACTGCTCTAAGTGAGAAGAAGCCGATAGTTAAGCCCAAGTCTCCAGAGAAGACCAAACCTGAGGAGAAGGATCCTGAGAAAGCTCGGACAAAGAAACAGGAAG TTCCAGAGGAGAAGTACCTGACTCTGGAGGGGTTCCACCGCTTCACAGTGGACCGAGCCAAGCAGGACATCCGCAGTGTTTGGCGAGCCATCTTGGGCTGTGGGTACGACCTGCACTTTGACAG GTGTGCCTGTGTAGACACTCGGCATGCCCACAAAGCCAGCCGAAAGTGGTGCCTGGAGATGGACGTGGCGCTGGTGCAGTACGTGAACCGGCTGTGCCGTCACCTGGCCATCACCCCGACCCGCCTGCACCCTCACGAGGTGTACCTGGACCCAGCCGACACCGCCGATCCCAGGGTGTCCTGCCTGCTGA ATGTCCCTGTTGAGAGCCTGCGGCTGCGATTTGCTTTGCTGCAGTCCCTCAACAACATGCTGGAGACTTTCTTCCTGCCCCTGGTGGAGCTGCGTCAGACAGACACCTACCTGCACAGCATTGCTGCCCTCCTCCGGGAGGCCAAAG GTTTGGTCTGTTATGACACTAAAGTGGCAGTGATGAATCGAGTGCTGAATGCTACAGTGCAGAGAACAGCAGACCATGCTGCCCCTGAGATCACCCTGGACCCCCTGGAGATTGTAGGAG GGGAGATCCGTTCTGCTGAAAACACTTACTTCTGTCAGGCAGCCCGTCAGCTTGCCTGCGTCCCTTCATCCCAGCTCTGTGTCAAACTGGCCAGTGGTGGGGACCCAACTTATGCCTTCAACATCCGCTTCACTGGAGAGGAGGTCCATGGCACCA gtGGCTCATTCAGGCACTTCCTTTGGCAGGTGTGCAAAGAGTTACAGAGCTCCGCACTGTCTCTGCTCATGCCCTGCCCCAGCTCTGCTGTCAATAGAAACAAG GGGAAGTACATCCTGACTCCCGGCCCGATCACCTATGCAGAGGAGCAGCTGCTTCACTTCTTGGGACAGCTCCTGGGGATCGGGATTCGCGCTGACCTCCCGCTGCCCCTCGACCTGCTCTCCTCTTTCTGGAAGGTGCTGGTGGGGGAGTCCCTGGACCCCGAGGCAGACCTCCACGAGGCTGACGTGCTCACCTACAACTATATCAAGAGAGTGGAGAAT gtgaATGACGAGACAGAGCTGGAGGCTCTCTGTACAGAAATCACCTCTCAACATCACTCGAGTGAGAGCCCAGAGTCCCCAAACAAACCTTGCTGCAAGTTCACCTACATCACCATGACCGGGGATGAGGTGGAGCTGTGCCCTGGAGGCAGGAACATCATTGTCAG CTGGGAAAACAAGGACATGTATGCATCTGCGATCAGAAGCCTGCGGTTGCGCGAGCTGCAGAACTCCGAGTGCATGACAGCTGTACGAGCCGGGCTGGGCTCCATCATCCCCCTGCAGCTGCTCACCACCCTCACTGCCCTGGAAGTGGAGCTGCGGACCTGCGGCCTGCCGTACATCAACCTTGAGTTCCTCAAG GCTCACACAATGTACCAGGTAGGTCTGATGGAGACAGATCCACACATTGAGTTCTTCTGGGCAGCTTTAGAACTGTTCACTCAGGAGGAGCTCTGTAAGTTCATCAAGTTCGCCTGTAACCAGGAGCGTATTCCCTTCACCTGCCCGTGCAAGGATGGGGGTCCTGACACTGCACACGTACCCCCCTACCCTATGAAGATCGCCCCTCCCGATGGGGCTTCAG GTTCCCCTGATTCTCGGTATATCCGAGTTGAAACCTGCATGTTCATGATCAAACTTCCTCAGTATTCCTCTTTGGAGATCATGCTAGAAAAGCTTCGGTATGCAATCCATTACCGAGAGGACCCTTTGAGTGGCTGA